A region of Anopheles merus strain MAF chromosome 2R, AmerM5.1, whole genome shotgun sequence DNA encodes the following proteins:
- the LOC121603597 gene encoding uncharacterized protein LOC121603597 has translation MSSDISLELVDVLPYTREQCTAADGSDTQEKCGILERSAIAWYARGSVLEVFNINSTYKVISHNFHPFTSKSKPCTVQCVEEVDAFGGKLLAVGLRLGIEQSQIVFLTVRGGREVGRIDVQEDVKLLRYLDPNSCSNGLLSKYQGCIAVGTEDGKVILVDTCFKRVKTAFGVEIAMNEPGKRQCHVEFSRADLKQLMQNQEKIQERGLYFGLQLSHPEEASVECILDIVPLKVACIGFADGTVLLWDLVDHSIMHRIAPPTGDCSVAALNYVEPSDDPKACLYLWIFYEHAEEGAFAFLHMIMCEEKYSQQGTFVYDQFLSCSARLNLTSYDPGSVPLNVQTVTKKVSQEDEPITLSVLSWLGSNGTTTVLVFDLNQWYKAEMPYECDWQQELTHTVVFQLKEGSFHARLNERSLMLFRSIQRPEEHFYPSSLGFDIKNFNGINCSTYRWIGLQNKLLQYLEQDGANAVIQPAALYGMLCRAALLPQFHEPISPSDGIVREQREFVLSLALEYNCHTFLQSCIDLWADGSHLGAEPDQGVSLSTVTDWIWNRSKALKSVGNRMLALLMTEQTGRKQDCRTQDALSQCTRQMKQLAELYQTIMKECLEFIPENVLERLTKESATISAAAQYQNILQWLLYVGILPEANELDEEERGNDGSQLVPYPYTRLTEFYRQRRRMLDDEKSKAIPDLSTSGKLLFIDNYLEREFDLETVWKAWHEDSPANSRSLYPPSSLQKALRILLIPEAPLERKLVLLLYLFMDVIAAIDDDDERFCIVARQLEKFPRAFNVPIGQIERVRAFWHLDHGNVSETVSEFLSPLSNAIEFPQWHRELAVSVLLRLDAPHLALKVLRAPGAPVAPQLELTTLVQNNLIPEAFSLQRRTPQPDGRQFVWFVEAIMMAGKPATLLEFALNDEEKYVLRSYLRDCPVDASDSLMLGHLLQNFEFVEAVQLVDRLGRKRNVEVQKEILGLYHNALDPMSQQLAYLTYQHGSELEPKLAVGSDPDNPSPASALETLSSSLIRNRADFRVRVLHHSITAIKDAAIRTGLRHERPFLEKPSLGVFQCRPTVRSLNVCYPVRLDPSMNKRRQRDWDASEEDLAKGRNQPQPLLNEEDGFGNARKRRYLGPDRMDTIAEGVGRRKITNFDVPVPVIPEFRPMKPKFNFTAASSAALAAGMERATRSDKSTSHSPSIFLTTPPFARKQESKQQQQQNGSEMGDPEEGNDDSYTPPGILKSTHSVQGRDSSPLSHDHHGTVAEAEEKVLRFDLPAGSTTFEDSCVVDDAQHSNDGVMEVATSDTATTTPVVRRDLDLSGISNDDFYSPEVTMEQHCLQQVLAAGGPAGRRSIHRSRSGTPGAGLPVVEGESNIAIIIEDHMEDECGGSSKVDGDEQQEQPDVAMEVDEENSPSKESVFVIDDSDAEQGNAQEEEEEEEEEQQEQKDDEIVILDEESNHRELQTGYESQCIDTFPQQQLQVVAEDVESVADEEHLEQMADRNDLQEDAYDEADDEEVSEESSYEEEDDLDDEEVSDDKDVGGQEDEDSVLEVIDLSDEEEPAEANPDEFVFSSSPSSSSSSSSQDGDGGMPPPGAVVSGNVAAERNENEGGDVGNAGDSPGRWHYGELHADSNVAHLYADIVDIEQVATGQEHEQEELAVASTSPDDIQVPTTSSSTHRTEGGEGLAASEAHGDGEAESSEVEDLSVQQAEEAGDVVAARDLSVAGGEQWPDSVASSSSGERAAAVAAAAAAAAPAQPAPAASAAAPSATPTASSPAAQTQTATTPEKVFGQPKNAHELEVPAMNLSVKPDEAHGSSRKNSKGEENGLTEDARALNLSAGQQELAAQGAFDADDGNVSSNQEEEQQDGQQSAAGEGEDGAASSAVQEAHSSDETKPEPMESDEMEVDLRVSDDEAAPKQAPTDEGETVDETKSEKQDNGQSAGVVEASKPVAHKTVHQDDQEASTSTPRTNVKTRLMAAMEKSTTLVEQSNTPTRRRSVRATSVAPESTNTPISPLLSRSRRFTSVDNLSGTPEPTLPLTPRRSTRGSSMVKELFAAGLTPQKRARRASHASNDTGEHPDSLANSPTDSVVEPPEPSERSFASSTASSTRRALRARKSTLPPPTTDSGAAGSSDTQPADVPLLADYSSNRRLTRHQLAVMEKSMETIASGAGTSRRVSVDRRSSRAGSKDTAREAATDAGDSEPESIVSNVSNQSSLRSTRSRASRATTTRSKRGSSSKRNDADEERHADSDSDQSLVYASSQRSAMGLEPISEEGESNTTLTARKRRGRPPKSAK, from the exons CAAATCCAAACCATGCACAGTGCAATGTGTGGAGGAAGTGGACGCTTTCGGAGGCAAGCTACTGGCGGTCGGACTGCGCCTCGGCATCGAACAATCACAGATAGTGTTTCTGACCGTGCGAGGCGGACGCGAGGTTGGACGGATCGATGTGCAGGAGGATGTGAAGCTGCTGCGCTACCTCGATCCCAACTCGTGCTCCAACGGGCTGCTGAGCAAGTATCAGGGTTGCATAGCCGTCGGAACGGAGGATGGGAAAGTCATCCTGGTGGACACGTGCTTCAAGCGAGTAAAAACCG CTTTCGGGGTGGAAATAGCAATGAACGAACCCGGCAAGCGCCAGTGCCACGTTGAGTTTTCGCGCGCGGACCTTAAGCAGCTGATGCAGAACCAGGAAAAGATCCAGGAGCGCGGGCTGTACTTTGGCCTGCAGCTGAGCCACCCGGAGGAAGCTTCGGTTGAGTGCATTCTGGACATTGTACCGCTGAAGGTGGCCTGTATCGGGTTCGCCGACGGTACCGTGCTGCTGTGGGATCTGGTCGATCACTCCATCATGCATCGCATCGCCCCACCGACCGGCGACTGTTCCGTGGCGGCACTGAACTACGTGGAGCCGAGCGACGACCCGAAGGCGTGCCTGTACCTGTGGATCTTTTACGAACACGCGGAGGAGGGTGCGTTTGCCTTTCTGCACATGATCATGTGCGAGGAAAAGTACAGCCAGCAGGGCACGTTCGTGTACGACCAGTTTCTGTCCTGCTCGGCGCGGCTCAACCTCACCAGCTACGATCCGGGCAGCGTGCCGCTGAACGTGCAAACCGTCACGAAGAAGGTGTCCCAGGAGGACGAACCGATCACGCTGAGCGTGCTGAGCTGGTTGGGCTCGAACGGCACGACGACGGTGCTGGTGTTCGATCTCAACCAGTGGTACAAGGCGGAGATGCCGTACGAGTGCGACTGGCAGCAGGAGTTAACGCACACGGTTGTGTTTCAGCTGAAGGAGGGCAGCTTTCACGCCCGGCTGAACGAGCGGTCGTTGATGCTGTTCCGCTCGATACAGCGACCGGAAGAACATTTCTATCCCAGCTCGTTGGGATTCG ATATTAAAAACTTTAATGGAATCAATTGCAGCACGTACCGCTGGATCGGGCTGCAGAACAAGCTGCTGCAGTATCTCGAGCAGGACGGTGCCAATGCCGTCATACAGCCGGCCGCCCTGTACGGGATGCTTTGCCGGGCCGCCCTGCTACCGCAGTTCCACGAACCGATCTCACCCTCGGATGGGATTGTGCGCGAGCAGCGCGAGTTTGTGCTCTCGCTAGCGCTCGAATACAACTGCCACACGTTTCTGCAGAGCTGCATTGATCTGTGGGCCGACGGCAGTCACCTGGGCGCGGAACCCGACCAGGGCGTGTCGCTGTCGACGGTGACGGACTGGATTTGGAACCGGTCGAAAGCGCTCAAGTCGGTGGGCAATCGAATGCTCGCCCTGCTTATGACGGAGCAAACCGGGCGCAAGCAGGACTGCCGCACGCAGGACGCCCTGTCGCAATGCACCCGGCAGATGAAACAGCTGGCGGAGCTGTACCAAACGATCATGAAGGAGTGTTTGGAGTTTATACCGGAAAATG TTCTGGAACgtctcacgaaggaatcggcCACAATATCGGCAGCCGCGCAATATCAGAACATTCTGCAGTGGCTACTGTACGTTGGCATTTTGCCGGAAGCGAACGAGTTGGACGAGGAGGAGCGTGGTAACGATGGGTCGCAGCTAGTTCCCTACCCGTACACACGGCTCACCGAATTCTATCGTCAGCGGCGGCGCATGCTGGACGACGAGAAGAGTAAAGCCATCCCGGATTTGTCCACTTCCGGCAAGCTGCTGTTCATCGACAACTACCTTGAGCGTGAGTTTGATCTCGAGACGGTTTGGAAAGCGTGGCACGAGGATAGTCCCGCCAACAGCCGCTCGCTCTATCCGCCGAGCTCGCTGCAAAAAGCGTTACGCATACTGCTCATTCCCGAAGCACCACTCGAGCGGAagcttgtgctgctgctgtacctgTTCATGGATGTGATAGCAGcgatcgatgatgatgatgaacggTTTTGCATCGTCGCCCGTCAGCTGGAAAAATTCCCTCGCGCGTTCAACGTGCCGATCGGGCAGATCGAGCGGGTGCGTGCCTTCTGGCACCTCGACCACGGCAATGTGTCGGAAACGGTCAGCGAATTCCTGTCGCCCCTGTCGAATGCGATCGAATTCCCGCAGTGGCATCGGGAGCTGGCGGTGTCGGTTCTGCTGCGCCTGGACGCTCCCCACCTGGCGCTGAAGGTGCTCCGTGCGCCCGGGGCGCCCGTTGCACCACAGCTCGAGCTGACCACGCTGGTGCAGAACAATCTGATCCCGGAAGCGTTCAGCCTGCAGCGCCGCACACCGCAACCGGACGGCCGGCAGTTTGTGTGGTTCGTGGAGGCGATTATGATGGCGGGCAAGCCGGCCACCCTGCTCGAGTTCGCGCTGAACGACGAGGAGAAGTATGTGCTGCGGAGCTATCTGCGCGACTGTCCGGTGGATGCGAGCGACAGTCTAATGCTGGGCCATCTGCTGCAAAACTTTGAGTTCGTGGAGGCGGTCCAGCTGGTCGATCGGTTGGGCCGCAAGCGCAACGTGGAGGTGCAGAAGGAAATACTGGGCCTGTACCATAATGCGCTCGATCCGATGAGCCAGCAGCTGGCGTACCTAACCTACCAGCACGGCAGCGAGCTGGAACCGAAGCTGGCAGTGGGAAGCGATCCGGACAATCCGTCCCCGGCGAGCGCGCTGGAAACGTTAAGCTCGAGCCTTATACGCAACAGGGCCGATTTCCGGGTGCGCGTACTGCATCATTCGATAACGGCTATTAAGGATGCGGCCATCCGGACGGGCCTGCGGCATGAGCGTCCGTTTCTGGAGAAACCAAGCCTGGGCGTGTTCCAGTGCCGTCCAACGGTGCGCAGCCTGAACGTGTGCTACCCGGTACGGTTGGACCCGTCCATGAACAAGCGCCGGCAGCGTGACTGGGACGCATCGGAAGAGGATCTTGCTAAGGGCCGGAACCAACCGCAACCGCTGCTGAATGAGGAGGATGGCTTTGGAAATGCCAGGAAGCGGCGTTACCTTGGCCCGGATCGTATGGACACGATCGCCGAAGGTGTCGGGCGCAGGAAGATAACGAACTTTGACGTTCCCGTGCCGGTTATTCCCGAGTTCCGGCCCATGAAGCCGAAGTTCAACTTTACCGCCGCCAGTAGTGCGGCACTGGCGGCGGGTATGGAGCGGGCAACTCGGTCGGACAAATCGACCAGCCATTCGCCGAGCATTTTCCTCACCACGCCACCATTTGCCAGGAAGCAGGaatcgaagcagcagcagcaacagaacgGTTCCGAGATGGGCGATCCCGAGGAAGGAAACGACGATTCGTACACACCGCCCGGTATCCTGAAGTCGACCCATTCGGTACAGGGTCGGGACAGCTCGCCCCTGTCGCACGATCACCACGGCACGGTTGCGGAAGCGGAAGAGAAAGTACTGCGCTTTGATTTGCCCGCCGGTTCGACCACGTTCGAGGATTCGTGCGTGGTGGACGACGCACAGCACTCCAATGATGGGGTGATGGAGGTGGCCACTAGCGATACTGCTACCACCACTCCCGTCGTACGCCGTGATCTTGATTTGTCGGGCATTTCGAACGATGACTTTTACTCGCCGGAAGTTACAATGGAGCAGCACTGTCTGCAGCAGGTGCTGGCGGCGGGCGGACCCGCTGGACGTCGGTCCATACATAGGTCGCGTTCGGGCACACCGGGTGCGGGTCTGCCGGTGGTAGAGGGCGAAAGTAACATAGCCATCATCATTGAAGATCACATGGAAGATGAGTGTGGTGGTTCGAGCAAGGTGGACGGCGACGAGCAACAGGAGCAGCCGGACGTAGCGATGGAAGTGGACGAGGAAAACAGTCCGTCGAAGGAGAGTGTGTTCGTGATCGATGACAGTGATGCAGAGCAAGGGAATGctcaggaggaggaggaggaggaggaggaggaacagCAAGAGCAGAAGGATGATGAAATCGTGATCCTCGACGAAGAATCCAATCACCGGGAGCTGCAAACCGGCTATGA GAGTCAATGCATCGACACATTccctcagcagcagctgcaagtCGTCGCCGAAGACGTAGAATCGGTGGCTGACGAGGAGCATTTGGAACAGATGGCGGACCGGAACGACCTGCAGGAAGATGCGTACGACGAAGCGGACGATGAGGAGGTGTCTGAGGAGTCGTCCTACGAGGAGGAAGACGACCTCGACGACGAAGAAGTTAGCGATGACAAGGATGTTGGCGGGCAGGAGGATGAGGACAGTGTGCTGGAGGTGATCGATCTTAGCGACGAGGAAGAGCCAGCCGAAGCGAATCCAGATGAGTTTGTCTTTAGCTCTTCACcatcctcgtcctcgtcgtcctctTCGCAGGATGGAGATGGCGGTATGCCTCCACCGGGCGCGGTTGTGTCGGGTAATGTGGCGGCCGAGCGCAACGAGAACGAAGGTGGTGACGTCGGCAATGCAGGCGATAGTCCCGGACGGTGGCATTACGGGGAGCTGCATGCCGACTCGAACGTAGCACATCTGTACGCCGACATCGTGGACATCGAACAAGTGGCGACCGGTCAGGAGCACGAGCAGGAGGAACTGGCGGTCGCGAGTACCAGCCCGGACGATATACAGGTACCGACGACATCGTCCTCCACCCATCGCACCGAAGGCGGGGAAGGTTTAGCCGCATCGGAAGCGCATGGCGACGGTGAGGCAGAATCGTCCGAGGTGGAAGACTTGTCGGTCCAGCAGGCCGAGGAAGCTGGAGATGTGGTGGCCGCACGCGATCTTTCCGTTGCCGGAGGCGAGCAGTGGCCGGACAGTGTGGCCAGTTCGAGCTCGGGCGAACGTGcagcggctgttgctgctgctgctgcagctgctgcaccaGCCCAGCCGGCACCGGCGGCCAGTGCTGCCGCACCGAGCGCAACGCCGACCGCATCATCCCCTGCAGCGCAAACCCAAACTGCCACAACGCCGGAGAAAGTGTTCGGGCAGCCGAAGAACGCACACGAGCTGGAGGTGCCGGCGATGAATCTGTCCGTCAAACCGGACGAAGCGCACGGTTCCAGTCGCAAAAACAGCAAAGGAGAGGAGAACGGACTGACGGAGGATGCTCGGGCGTTGAATCTGTCCGCTGGGCAGCAGGAACTGGCCGCACAGGGAGCGTTCGATGCGGACGATGGGAATGTGAGCAGCAACCAGGAGGAAGAGCAACAGGACGGGCAACAGAGCGCTGCTGGCGAGGGAGAGGACGGTGCAGCTTCCAGTGCGGTGCAGGAAGCACACTCTTCCGATGAAACGAAGCCGGAGCCAATGGAAAGCGACGAGATGGAGGTAGATCTGCGTGTATCGGATGATGAAGCGGCGCCGAAGCAAGCGCCCACTGATGAAGGGGAAACCGTTGACGAAACTAAATCAGAAAAGCAAGACAATGGTCAGTCCGCTGGCGTAGTTGAAGCTTCCAAACCGGTGGCACATAAAACCGTCCATCAGGACGATCAGGAAGCATCCACCTCGACGCCTCGCACGAACGTCAAGACCCGGCTAATGGCCGCGATGGAAAAATCGACCACACTCGTCGAACAGTCCAACACGCCGACGCGTCGCCGTAGCGTTCGTGCCACGTCCGTCGCGCCGGAATCAACGAACACTCCCATTTCTCCACTACTTTCGCGCAGCCGCCGGTTCACCTCCGTGGACAATCTGTCCGGTACGCCGGAACCGACGCTACCGCTCACACCGCGCCGGTCGACGCGCGGTTCGTCCATGGTAAAGGAGCTGTTTGCCGCCGGGCTTACGCCCCAAAAACGAGCACGCCGTGCATCGCATGCCTCCAACGACACCGGCGAGCATCCCGATTCGCTTGCGAACAGTCCGACCGATTCGGTGGTAGAACCACCGGAACCGTCGGAACGATCGTTTGCCAGCTCCACGGCTAGCAGCACGCGGCGCGCACTGCGCGCCCGAAAATCGACCCTTCCACCGCCGACAACAGATTCGGGCGCAGCGGGGTCGTCCGACACACAGCCGGCCGATGTTCCACTGCTTGCCGATTACTCCTCGAACCGTCGGCTAACGCGCCACCAGCTGGCAGTGATGGAAAAGTCCATGGAAACGATCGCCAGTGGGGCGGGCACTTCGCGCCGCGTGTCGGTGGATCGTAGAAGTAGCCGGGCTGGTTCGAAGGATACGGCCCGGGAAGCGGCAACCGATGCCGGGGACAGTGAGCCCGAATCGATCGTCTCGAACGTGAGCAATCAGTCGTCGCTGCGGTCGACCCGTTCGCGGGCAAGCCGTGCCACGACGACACGCTCCAAGCGGGGCAGCAGCTCCAAACGGAACGATGCGGATGAGGAGCGGCAcgccgattccgactccgatcAGTCGTTGGTGTACGCGAGCAGTCAACGTTCCGCCATGGGGTTGGAACCGATATCCGAGGAAG GTGAATCGAATACTACGCTCACCGCACGCAAGCGTCGCGGACGGCCACCGAAGAGCGCGAAGTAG
- the LOC121603598 gene encoding ATP-binding cassette sub-family F member 2: MAPDKKQKGRNKKSIPVTKKDDKKANGTNGDVVTADMTEEEALCAKLDEEARINAEARACTGSLAVHPRSRDIKFSNFSITFFGSEMLQDTMLELNCGRRYGLLGANGCGKSSLLSVLGNREVPIPDHIDIFHLTREIPASSKSAIQCVMEVDEERIKLEKMADALVEQEDDDAQEQLMDIYDRLDEMSADQAEAKASRILHGLGFDKDMQQKAAKDFSGGWRMRIALARALFVKPHLLLLDEPTNHLDLDACVWLEEELKTYKRILVIISHSQDFLNGVCTNIIHMTQKRLKYYTGNYEQFVKTRLELLENQMKQYNWEQDQIAHMKNYIARFGHGSAKLARQAQSKEKTLAKMVAQGLTEKAVDEKQLNFCFPSCGTIPPPVIMVQNVSFRYNDKTPYIYKNLEFGIDLDTRLALVGPNGAGKSTLLKLLYGDLVPTSGMIRKNSHLRIARYHQHLHELLDMDASPLDYMLKNFPEVVEREEMRKIVGRYGLTGRQQVCPIRQLSDGQRCRVVFAYLAWKKPHLLLLDEPTNHLDMETIDALAEAINDFEGGLVLVSHDFRLINQVAEEIWVCEKGTVTKWNGGILDYKEHLKKNIAKEARIASSGTAGGK; encoded by the exons ATGGCACCGGACAAGAAGCAAAAGGGCCGCAACAAGAAAAGCATCCCGGTCACGAAGAAGGATGACAAGAAAGCGAACGGCACCAACGGTGACGTTGTCACGGCCGATATGACTGAGGAGG AGGCACTGTGCGCGAAGCTGGACGAGGAGGCACGGATCAATGCGGAGGCCCGTGCCTGCACCGGGTCGTTGGCGGTGCATCCCCGGTCGCGTGACATCAAGTTCTCCAACTTCTCGATCACCTTCTTCGGCAGCGAGATGCTGCAGGATACGATGCTCGAGCTGAACTGCGGCCGGCGGTACGGTCTGCTCGGGGCGAACGGTTGCGGCAAGTCGTCGCTGCTGTCCGTGCTTGGCAATCGCGAAGTGCCGATCCCGGACCACATCGACATCTTTCACCTGACGCGCGAAATTCCGGCCAGCTCGAAGAGCGCCATCCAGTGCGTGATGGAGGTGGACGAGGAGCGCATCAAGCTGGAGAAGATGGCGGACGCGCTGGTCGAGCAGGAGGACGACGACGCGCAGGAGCAGCTGATGGACATCTACGACCGGCTGGACGAGATGTCGGCGGACCAGGCGGAGGCGAAGGCGTCCCGCATCCTGCACGGTCTGGGCTTCGACAAGGACATGCAGCAGAAGGCGGCGAAGGACTTTTCCGGCGGCTGGCGTATGCGCATTGCGCTCGCGAGGGCACTGTTCGTGAAGCcgcacctgctgctgctggacgaacCGACCAACCATCTCGATCTGGACGCGTGCGTGTGGTTGGAGGAGGAGCTGAAGACGTACAAGCGCATTCTGGTGATCATCTCGCACTCGCAGGACTTCCTGAACGGCGTCTGTACGAACATCATCCACATGACGCAGAAGCGGCTCAAGTACTACACCGGTAACTACGAGCAGTTTGTCAAGACCCGGCTCGAGCTGCTGGAGAACCAGATGAAGCAGTACAACTGGGAGCAGGACCAGATCGCACACATGAAGAACTACATCGCCCGGTTCGGTCACGGTTCGGCCAAGCTGGCCCGCCAGGCCCAGTCGAAGGAGAAGACGCTCGCCAAGATGGTGGCCCAGGGGCTGACCGAGAAGGCGGTGGACGAGAAGCAGCTCAACTTCTGCTTCCCGTCCTGCGGCACGATCCCGCCGCCGGTGATCATGGTGCAGAACGTGAGCTTCCGGTACAACGACAAGACGCCGTACATCTACAAGAACCTCGAGTTTGGCATCGATCTGGACACGCGGCTGGCGCTGGTCGGCCCGAACGGTGCGGGCAAGAGTAcgctgctgaagctgctgtACGGTGATCTGGTGCCGACGTCCGGCATGATCCGCAAGAACTCGCATCTGCGCATCGCCCGGTACCATCAGCATCTgcacgagctgctcgacatgGACGCCAGCCCGCTAGACTACATGCTGAAAAACTTCCCCGAGGTGGTGGAGCGCGAGGAGATGCGCAAGATTGTTGGCCGGTACGGGCTGACCGGGCGGCAGCAGGTCTGCCCGATCCGCCAGCTGTCCGACGGGCAGCGGTGCCGCGTCGTGTTCGCGTACCTGGCGTGGAAGAAGCcgcacctgctgctgctggacgaacCGACCAATCACTTGGACATGGAGACGATCGATGCCTTAGCGGAAGCCATCAACGACTTCGAGGGTGGGCTGGTGCTGGTCAGCCACGACTTCCGGCTGATCAACCAGGTGGCGGAGGAGATCTGGGTGTGCGAGAAGGGCACGGTCACCAAGTGGAACGGTGGCATTCTCGACTACAAGGAGCATCTCAAGAAGAACATTGCCAAGGAGGCACGGATTGCGTCCAGCGGCACCGCTGGCGGCAAGTGA